From one Colletotrichum destructivum chromosome 3, complete sequence genomic stretch:
- a CDS encoding Putative sugar transporter, major facilitator superfamily, MFS transporter superfamily produces the protein MPAPKDDVIVTRVDRDVHNKPVNEATETTSLLSAGAPDGDGSCADTWPGYADFEGLPWWRTPSVYWLLVPYALFTLAFGGSLVPKLNLIVDLVCQRHFADQTVLDPAFAYTPVFIGAENPQCLIKEVKKRVSMFTLAINLTTGILSAVTAPKLGQLSDRYGRRKLLALASCGGVVAEIIVILCANFPWTFHYNWLLLGAVADGLTGSFTAGSVLVNSYTSDCTPPSQRGVRIGYLHACLFTGLAFGPLLTGYFVAWTGSLLSVFYVTLGCHVFFILFVGFFIPESLSVKRQIRARNKYDQEQEVLAKGAWETIKAANPLAPLRILWPTGQGSSSRLRLNILALSFTDMILLGAAMSAGTVILLYSESPETWGWGNLESSRYISAVSMVRVVALLVVLPLINYVFRVRPAAYRRRVSGVSIVEANNGADTVDCWILRFALLSDVTGSLGYLFARNESVFVLSGMITAFGGLGSATIQAAITKHVPADQVGQLLGAIGVLHALSRVLGPIAFNTLYYSTVGVFDQAIFVLLASLFSLALLASFMVRPGVYLEEVYTPVPTSESQPSSYSNSEALEVLTEEEMIPNN, from the exons ATGCCGGCCCCCAAAGACGACGTAATCGTCACCCGCGTCGACCGCGACGTCCACAATAAACCCGTGAACGAAGCAACAGAGACAACATCATTGCTGAGCGCAGGCGCTCCTGATGGTGATGGCTCCTGCGCAGATACATGGCCGGGCTATGCCGACTTCGAAGGCTTGCCGTGGTGGAGGACACCATCT GTCTATTGGCTCCTCGTTCCGTATGCCCTCTTTACGTTGGCCTTTGGAGGCTCCTTGGTGCCGAAACTGAACCT TATCGTCGACTTGGTCTGCCAGCGGCATTTCGCTGACCAGACGGTCCTCGACCCGGCTTTTGCTTATACTCCCGTGTTCATCGGCGCCGAAAATCCGCAGTGCCTCATCAAGGAAGTGAAGAAGCGTGTCTCCATGTTCACCCTGGCCATCAACCTCACCACCGGAATCCTGTCCGCCGTCACCGCTCCGAAGCTGGGCCAGCTCTCGGACCGATATGGCCGCAGGAAGCTCCTCGCCCTGGCCTCCTGTGGCGGCGTTGTGGCCGagatcatcgtcatcctGTGCGCGAACTTCCCTTGGACATTCCACTACAACTGGCTGCTCCTAggcgccgtggccgacgGGCTTACGGGTTCTTTCACCGCCGGCAGCGTCCTCGTCAACTCGTACACGAGCGATTGCACCCCGCCATCCCAGCGCGGCGTCCGCATCGGCTACCTCCACGCCTGCCTCTTCACCGGTCTGGCCTTCGGGCCTCTCTTGACGGGCTACTTCGTCGCCTGGACCGGCAGCCTCCTCTCGGTTTTCTACGTCACGCTAGGATGTCACGTCTTCTTCATTCTCTTTGTTGGCTTCTTCATTCCCGAGTCGCTCAGCGTCAAGCGCCAAATCCGCGCTCGCAACAAGTACGACCAGGAGCAAGAGGTTCTGGCCAAGGGTGCCTGGGAGACTATCAAGGCCGCGAACCCGCTGGCCCCCCTCAGGATTCTCTGGCCCACGGGCCAGGGCAGCTCGTCGCGTCTGCGCCTCaacatcctcgccctctccttCACCGACATGATCCTCCTCGGGGCCGCTATGagcgccggcaccgtcatcCTGCTGTACTCCGAGTCTCCGGAGACTTGGGGTTGGGGTAATCTCGAGAGCTCGCGCTACATCTCGGCAGTGTCCATGGTCCGCGTCGTggctcttctcgtcgtcctcccccTCATCAACTACGTCTTCCGCGTGAGGCCCGCCGCCTACCGGAGGAGGGTCTCAGGCGtctccatcgtcgaggcgaacaacggcgccgacacGGTCGACTGCTGGATCCTGCGCTTCGCACTGTTGTCCGACGTCACCGGCTCACTGGGCTACCTCTTCGCCAGGAATGAGTCCGTCTTCGTACTGTCCGGTATGATCACCGCCTTTGGCGGGCTTGGCAGTGCCACCATCCAAGCCGCCATCACAAAACATGTCCCGGCCGACCAGGTCGGGCAGCTTCTGGGGGCCATCGGCGTCTTACACGCCCTCTCGAGGGTGCTGGGCCCTATCGCATTTAATACTCTTTACTACTCGACTGTCGGAGTGTTTGACCAGgccatcttcgtcctcctcgcgtCCTTGTTTAGCTTGGCCCTGCTGGCCAGCTTCATGGTGCGGCCCGGTG TGTATCTCGAGGAGGTGTACACGCCTGTGCCTACGTCGGAGTCACAGCCCAGCTCCTACTCCAACTCCGAGGCGCTGGAGGTGTTGACGGAAGAGGAGATGATACCCAACAACTAA